In Macadamia integrifolia cultivar HAES 741 chromosome 1, SCU_Mint_v3, whole genome shotgun sequence, a single window of DNA contains:
- the LOC122074016 gene encoding uncharacterized protein LOC122074016 isoform X3, protein MVDLLQSSTRNRFQMAVWIVKLGFLFIGIVSTVLLLKLTVPYSVNALLSAIPRLWFSFRIWLAPPYLYIIVNFIIIIIAASSRFQQKHWGKNGEEVVIEAENENRLQKQERSDLASDYLKTSTEIWPDMEEIPQEYVEKALVYVEKSPEVPSGVSCLTDSDEKTTTDLSVSSRFAATKPLETSRRIDKSAAAPPQQTAKSVGVAKAKKQNDTLDATWKMITEGGKPLMRHLKKSETWDVPPRVNDPDSDVDSSSGVTNRRELRKLETFNDASSTASLRGGGRLIREISLSQEELNHRVEAFIKKFNDDMRLQRQESQNRYLEMVNRGVYT, encoded by the exons atgGTCGATTTGTTGCAGAGCTCAACTAGAAATAGGTTTCAGATGGCTGTGTGGATCGTGAAGCTGGGTTTTCTCTTCATCGGAATCGTATCCACTGTTCTGCTGCTCAAACTCACAGTACCTTACTCTGTGAATGCTCTCCTATCCGCCATTCCACGACTCTGGTTCTCGTTTCGTATCTGGTTAGCTCCTCCGTATCTCTACATCATCGTtaatttcatcatcatcattattgcAGCTTCATCGAGATTTCAGCAGAAGCACTGGGGGAAGAACGGCGAAGAAGTTGTC ATCGAAGCAGAGAATGAGAATCGCTTACAGAAGCAAGAACGAAGTGATTTGGCTTCTGATTATCTCAAAACCTCGACGGAGATATGGCCCGATATGGAAGAGATTCCGCAGGAGTACGTTGAGAAGGCCTTGGTTTATGTTGAAAAATCGCCGGAGGTTCCGTCTGGTGTCTCATGCTTGACGGATTCCGATGAGAAAACAACGACGGATCTCTCTGTTTCCTCCCGCTTCGCCGCCACGAAACCGTTGGAGACAAGTCGGAGAATCGATAAATCGGCCGCGGCACCGCCACAGCAAACAGCGAAGTCAGTCGGGGTTGCGAAGGCGAAGAAGCAGAATGATACGTTGGACGCTACGTGGAAGATGATCACCGAAGGAGGAAAGCCATTGATGCGACACCTGAAGAAGAGCGAGACATGGGACGTTCCACCTCGTGTGAACGATCCTGACTCGGATGTGGACTCGTCATCAGGAGTGACGAATCGAAGGGAGTTGAGGAAGTTGGAGACCTTTAATGATGCTTCATCAACGGCATCCTTGAGGGGTGGTGGTAGACTGATAAGGGAGATATCGCTGAGCCAGGAGGAGTTGAATCACCGAGTGGAAGCGTTCATTAAGAAGTTTAACGATGATATGAGGTTACAGAGGCAGGAATCGCAGAATCGTTACTTGGAGATGGTCAATCGTGGAGTCTATACATGA
- the LOC122074016 gene encoding uncharacterized protein LOC122074016 isoform X1, whose product MVDLLQSSTRNRFQMAVWIVKLGFLFIGIVSTVLLLKLTVPYSVNALLSAIPRLWFSFRIWLAPPYLYIIVNFIIIIIAASSRFQQKHWGKNGEEVVIEAENENRLQKQERSDLASDYLKTSTEIWPDMEEIPQEYVEKALVYVEKSPEVPSGVSCLTDSDEKTTTDLSVSSRFAATKPLETSRRIDKSAAAPPQQTAKSVGVAKAKKQNDTLDATWKMITEGGKPLMRHLKKSETWDVPPRVNDPDSDVDSSSGVTNRRELRKLETFNDASSTASLRGGGRLIREISLSQEELNHRVEAFIKKFNDDMRLQRQESQNRYLEMVNRGVYT is encoded by the exons atgGTCGATTTGTTGCAGAGCTCAACTAGAAATAGGTTTCAGATGGCTGTGTGGATCGTGAAGCTGGGTTTTCTCTTCATCGGAATCGTATCCACTGTTCTGCTGCTCAAACTCACAGTACCTTACTCTGTGAATGCTCTCCTATCCGCCATTCCACGACTCTGGTTCTCGTTTCGTATCTGGTTAGCTCCTCCGTATCTCTACATCATCGTtaatttcatcatcatcattattgcAGCTTCATCGAGATTTCAGCAGAAGCACTGGGGGAAGAACGGCGAAGAAGTTGTCATCGAAGCAGAGAATGAGAATCGCT TACAGAAGCAAGAACGAAGTGATTTGGCTTCTGATTATCTCAAAACCTCGACGGAGATATGGCCCGATATGGAAGAGATTCCGCAGGAGTACGTTGAGAAGGCCTTGGTTTATGTTGAAAAATCGCCGGAGGTTCCGTCTGGTGTCTCATGCTTGACGGATTCCGATGAGAAAACAACGACGGATCTCTCTGTTTCCTCCCGCTTCGCCGCCACGAAACCGTTGGAGACAAGTCGGAGAATCGATAAATCGGCCGCGGCACCGCCACAGCAAACAGCGAAGTCAGTCGGGGTTGCGAAGGCGAAGAAGCAGAATGATACGTTGGACGCTACGTGGAAGATGATCACCGAAGGAGGAAAGCCATTGATGCGACACCTGAAGAAGAGCGAGACATGGGACGTTCCACCTCGTGTGAACGATCCTGACTCGGATGTGGACTCGTCATCAGGAGTGACGAATCGAAGGGAGTTGAGGAAGTTGGAGACCTTTAATGATGCTTCATCAACGGCATCCTTGAGGGGTGGTGGTAGACTGATAAGGGAGATATCGCTGAGCCAGGAGGAGTTGAATCACCGAGTGGAAGCGTTCATTAAGAAGTTTAACGATGATATGAGGTTACAGAGGCAGGAATCGCAGAATCGTTACTTGGAGATGGTCAATCGTGGAGTCTATACATGA
- the LOC122074016 gene encoding uncharacterized protein LOC122074016 isoform X2: protein MVDLLQSSTRNRFQMAVWIVKLGFLFIGIVSTVLLLKLTVPYSVNALLSAIPRLWFSFRIWLAPPYLYIIVNFIIIIIAASSRFQQKHWGKNGEEVVIEAENENRLQKQERSDLASDYLKTSTEIWPDMEEIPQEYVEKALVYVEKSPEVPSGVSCLTDSDEKTTTDLSVSSRFAATKPLETSRRIDKSAAAPPQQTAKSVGVAKAKKQNDTLDATWKMITEGGKPLMRHLKKSETWDVPPRVNDPDSDVDSSSGVTNRRELRKLETFNDASSTASLRGGGRLIREISLSQEELNHRVEAFIKKFNDDMRLQRQESQNRYLEMVNRGVYT from the exons atgGTCGATTTGTTGCAGAGCTCAACTAGAAATAGGTTTCAGATGGCTGTGTGGATCGTGAAGCTGGGTTTTCTCTTCATCGGAATCGTATCCACTGTTCTGCTGCTCAAACTCACAGTACCTTACTCTGTGAATGCTCTCCTATCCGCCATTCCACGACTCTGGTTCTCGTTTCGTATCTGGTTAGCTCCTCCGTATCTCTACATCATCGTtaatttcatcatcatcattattgcAGCTTCATCGAGATTTCAGCAGAAGCACTGGGGGAAGAACGGCGAAGAAGTTGTCATCGAAGCAGAGAATGAGAAT CGCTTACAGAAGCAAGAACGAAGTGATTTGGCTTCTGATTATCTCAAAACCTCGACGGAGATATGGCCCGATATGGAAGAGATTCCGCAGGAGTACGTTGAGAAGGCCTTGGTTTATGTTGAAAAATCGCCGGAGGTTCCGTCTGGTGTCTCATGCTTGACGGATTCCGATGAGAAAACAACGACGGATCTCTCTGTTTCCTCCCGCTTCGCCGCCACGAAACCGTTGGAGACAAGTCGGAGAATCGATAAATCGGCCGCGGCACCGCCACAGCAAACAGCGAAGTCAGTCGGGGTTGCGAAGGCGAAGAAGCAGAATGATACGTTGGACGCTACGTGGAAGATGATCACCGAAGGAGGAAAGCCATTGATGCGACACCTGAAGAAGAGCGAGACATGGGACGTTCCACCTCGTGTGAACGATCCTGACTCGGATGTGGACTCGTCATCAGGAGTGACGAATCGAAGGGAGTTGAGGAAGTTGGAGACCTTTAATGATGCTTCATCAACGGCATCCTTGAGGGGTGGTGGTAGACTGATAAGGGAGATATCGCTGAGCCAGGAGGAGTTGAATCACCGAGTGGAAGCGTTCATTAAGAAGTTTAACGATGATATGAGGTTACAGAGGCAGGAATCGCAGAATCGTTACTTGGAGATGGTCAATCGTGGAGTCTATACATGA